gaactgtgagaatTTAACCACTCCCTCACCAGCTATAAAGGTCAAATTTAGTATAATATTGTAATTCAATACATGGCCTTTTCTGTACAATTTGGTATGTATTGCAATGGAATGCAAGCAGCTCGGTGTTTTACCTTGTTCCGTATAGGTTGCCGGAGAACTCCGCATTCTCGATAAAGTCACCGCGTAGGATGCCCTCCTGCATGGCCTCGCGGGTTGTGAAGTGGTAATCTGTGTGGAGGAATACAACATTTTGATTGGCACAGTGAGAACACATGGAACCTACTTAATACAAGGATTTAACACCATTTGAGGGGTTTTCCAACTTAAGAAAAACATACTAGATTCTATCATCAAACACATCAATCATTAGTACTAAAATTTGAAGATATTTGGGCCTGGTCAGTAAATGATTTGCAAGGCTTAAAAGTTTCATGAAACTGAAGTGCGTGACAGGATACATTAGTGCATTGCTTTGGCCGGAATATTAATTGCTTTGATGCTAATGGAACTTAAATGTGCTTTAAACTTAAGTCAGCGGAATCATGGAATCTATTCCAGTTATAAATTGAGTACATTGCAAGAAAAGCTTGCATcataacaacaataacaatagcAATCAAGTAGTTACATGCCCTAaggaaacaaaattaaatatggaTCATGTTCaatgtattaataaatataatagaacaacatataaaataattcaatcCTCTCCCATGTCGTATACAGTATAACAATGTTTAAGCATTTCCAAAAACTTTCAGATGTTGCAAATGGTGCTGTGGTTAATGTAACATTATCACAGAGATACATAAAACAGTTTGAGCCACAATTATTAAAGGATGTAAGCCTAAATGTCAGCCCAAATAATATTCCATGAATTAAAGGCCAAAATGAGCAAAAGTGAGCAAGCATGAGCCAACTCcatatgaattattttgaagGTGAGTGCAGAAATTATTAGGGGAAAAGTGCCTTTCACTCATTAGTCTTCCTATTTTAAGTAAAACACTGTCAACTGGTATTTCCAATCAAATCAATAAAAGTGTTATTCACCGTCTCAATAGTTATAGAAGTATAGACAAATGTTTGGACCTGGACCACTATTGCACTAAAAACCTTTTCAAACCCCATTTCTTTCCTTATTTTCAGGTAAGCTGTTGTAGTTGATAGTGAATTGTCTTCTATTTGAAAATGAAGATGGTGATAGTGGATGTCAAAAATCCTGAGTTTTCAATTTGACATAAACCTACTATTTTTGTATAAACATAGCATGGACCCAGAGCAAGTTATTCATTGCCATATTCTTCACCAAGATGTAAATCTGCCCTAAaactttaattcattcattctctgttcTTCAAAATGCCAGATTGAGTTGTTCCACTCTTTGCACCAAGTGGCTGAAATTGACCTTGAATTTTCCCCCAAATAAATACATCTCCTTTTGATGCTAATGATTGGTTGCGGGTATTTTACACTCTACTAGGGGAAACATTGTTTGTGGAAACAATCCTCCACAAAACAGGGTGGAAAACGAGGAGTCACTACAGAGGTAACACGGGGGGCTATTTTCAAAAGCTTTTTACTCCAAAGTGTACTTATGTCTTAGTGTGATTCCcaaaatgttctcttttttttttcctgatccaAAGAGCGCTTTCCAGGGTGCTGAAAGTAACCCCCATCCCTCTGCCTTAAGATATACGCATGTGGAATCCCACCGGTGGTCACCTTCATGTGGGCTTTCTGATTCAATTGGACACGAAAATGACGTGTCTAAGTCTTCTGAGGAAAAGACGTCTGCTACGGGCAGTAAAGTAGCCCCCAGTAGCATGGGGAGCGCGTTGAGGCCTACGGAGAAAGCAGAACAGGCACACACTGCTTTATCCTGTCCTTGGAAGGGTGATGATGGTGAGGGAGGTTACGGacaagcattattttttttattttttttgtagttcacTTGGGAGTAAAAACTAATGCAGGGACCCCGGGGACTGGCTGGGAAAATGTCATACAGTGCTACTACAACAAAGGTGCTAAAACATCCATCCATGCCTGCCCTCAAGTTACAGTACCTTTGCCGTTTTCCTCTCCAGGCCGAGGGTTCCTTGTTGTGTCTGTTGGAAAACAAATGACTGCATTTCTAGTAGTTCTTTAATAAGCGCCTACTCTTGTGTGAATGTGTGGATAAAAGCACAGTGTAGGTCCTGTTTATTTACTAATTATTTCTAtgtattcaaatgtatttgtacATTTAAGGCTATGGCGCCGTTGCACGtgtctattcattttaatgtcacgTTTGACTTTTTTGGGGACTACTTAAGTAATTatatattacttattgattatttattattattatttatttgtctgtgtgttgttgttatttgtgcactttgtggtgaagctttaaatgtcattatacttctataatggcaataaaagcattcaattcaattgtttGGGAAGCAATCAGCAATTAAACGTTTTGTTTTCCACAGCTTTTTCCCGTATATAAAATGCAACTGTTTTATGTGTCGCACATTTGATCATTTGTAAATTCCGGGAATAAGGTAAGGAAGGTAAGAAAAGTAGACATTTGACTACTGGTTTGTTGTTATAACCTCCTGACTATCAGTAGTTCAAATGTGTCCTcgggaggacatttgtaaacctaaatatctcccacctagtgcatccaatcgcattaactccttttgtgctctatagaggacattccGAGCTTtgcaatgataccaaatttattttgcagtattctaatgacttcacatagattggggaatttcaaaataaatgtgattggacaacatttttttcctggtagtcaggaggatatggTCCCAATTGTGTGGGTTGCACTTACGTGACACGCTAAATCCAAAAACTCCTTCGTGATCCTTCATGAGCCTCTTCATCAGCGTGCTCTTGCCCGCACCGGATGGGCCGCTCAGTACCACAGGCCTCGGTCCTGACATTGTCTGATGTGGACACGCACATATGATTAGATTAGCGATCAAACCATGGAAAATACTGGTGTGAAAACAACTATCAATCCATTCAAAAAACAGTATAGCAAAACAATACAAACATGAATTCGCCCTTGTAGCAGTGTAAACCCTTCATTTCACAGAGATATGACATAGATTAGTTGGGCAATGTTACAATATTTgctcatgttaaaaaaatgctatgatTTTATTCAAGGGCCTTTTTATCAATTTAGTACTTTAGTAGTACCAGTACTTACATATACTTTGTAtatgtttttgacatttttgttcctgaaacatttcagacattttaatgaaaactttcaatttaacaacaacaaaaaaatacacatctgaAAGATGATAATGTGGAGCAATTTTTGTTTCAATTCAATTGTTTCTTAACCAATTAACATACTGACCCAGGTTGTTGCATCCTTATACCGGGGGTCCAAGTTTTAACTACTGGTGCAAATCACCTATTTTGCAACTCATAACAATACAATATCAATTCTGTAGGGAAACAATAAGATGTCGCAATGTGACAAAGTACATGATTGGAGTACAAGGACATTTAATGAATGTATCGATCACAATCAGTATCATTACACTTCCAGTAATCAAGACTGTCAATTTCTATAACATACTTCCTTACTTACTTTGATGCCAGTAGTGTCCTGCaaacacatcattttttttgtatatttcgtGACACAAAAGCatcagaagagaaaaaaaatgatgtcataaACAGAACTATTTATAACTGCAGCAATGGTTGGGTTAAATGAcatcatataaataaataaaaaagagtaACACGTGTATcgatcatttaaaaacaacaacaacataaaaagcCAATTCGTTTAGACCATTGTACACAAAATGATACCTAACCGGAAGTCCTGTTTAGTCATCTGTGCTAATCTCTTGATCCCTGCTGTTCCTTTTTTTATCCACTTCACCtcgacacacacacatgcacgcagacagatatacacacatacacacacactagaACAGGATTAAAgtagaacactttttttctatcATGATTTTTAACCTATTGCAATAATTGACTGTCTTCACTATGCTTTTAATATGAATAAGTAAACATGCTCCTCCACCAAACGGACAGGCAGAGGCCCACAGGTTAACGTGAAGAATGCCCATTAATGAAGTCATGGCGGGTCAGTCAACAGGATTAATTGGGTCTGGTCAAAGGTGCAAGGACTGGATACCTGTTTATAGCTATGGAGCTGAGAGAATTCATTTACGATACCCAATTACACAAAGATGGCATTTAAGAACCTTGCTTTTCTAAATACATAGACTATACGTTCATTTGATTCTACATTTCCAGGGGGGAAATTGTTGACTTACAAATGCTGTATGATGAGTTTAACAAGTGAAATGACACATAATATATTTGTACTACTGTGTTCGATGATTATTTTGgtgtattcatttttgtatttgtcGTTTTATTTTTACAGCAAGTTTGTATGTTTAGTCGAACATTCAATGCTGGAAAAGTCATTGTTTTGCACATGCTAGAGCAATTTCTGTTCAATTTATACAGATTTATTCTGTTCTATCAAATTTACATTGCTATCAAATTTACATTGCTATCAAATattgaaatcaaattaaaacaGAACAAATATAGACCATTCTATCAAATAAATGgagttttactttattttaataggaattagtcatcgaaacgggaaaaaaaatagctcaaatGAACAAATATAGGAATTTGAACGATAacgctgttatttttttcttatcgtAGAAGCACTACAAATTATTCTCcttttttcaggactattgattTCCTTTCAAAGCATTTCCCTTACCTTTGTGAACCGCTACGAAGATGTGCAGTGGACCGCTCAGCCGGGCGTGTTGTTCACTGAGGGATCCGCTGATCAGCTCACTGTCAACTTCAATTACGCCCCCTCAACCAATCACGTGTCTGCGTGCTGTGGGGCCATCGTCATAACCATCTCATCCACACCTGTGAGGGTCCTCAGCTCTCCAgtctaacaaaaaaatgaagacatttaGACACGTCAATGCTCTGGAGAAATTACGTCATGAAACGTTGACATAAAATGCGTAGCTTTGAACGCTCTGCGGTCTTTATACACTTATGTAATCTTTCCAATTAAACCCGTGGAATTGCAGGGGTGAGACTTGTTCGGCCCCAATTGGGTCGTATGTGGACTTGACCTGGCTAATCCTTGGGTGACCCACTTCTTAGGGTTCAACGCGTCGACCCTTTTGTCATGCACTCGGAAGCGTCGTTTGCCACAACTTTTATTATAGTAACATTGACAGAGACCAAAAGTGTGAGAAGAGAAGGAGTTAAAGAATAAGACAAGTTTTGGACAGTAAATACAGTCAGGTTATTCTAATTGACATTCTATACAAATAGCAATTGAACACAAACTATATACACATGTGCTTTGCAATAAACCAGACAAAAGGGATTATGAAATGGATAAATATTGTCCCAGTGTTATTTAGCGGTTCCCACCAAACAAGATTTAGGAAT
Above is a genomic segment from Stigmatopora argus isolate UIUO_Sarg chromosome 8, RoL_Sarg_1.0, whole genome shotgun sequence containing:
- the guk1b gene encoding guanylate kinase 1b isoform X1, with translation MSGPRPVVLSGPSGAGKSTLMKRLMKDHEGVFGFSVSHTTRNPRPGEENGKGLNALPMLLGATLLPVADVFSSEDLDTSFSCPIESESPHEDYHFTTREAMQEGILRGDFIENAEFSGNLYGTSKAAIEDVQAKNLICILDVDIQGVKRIKETDLNPIYISIQPPSMDILEKRLRDRQTESEESLLKRLEAARIDMELSKEPGVFDMVIINDDLERAYEELKEILNDEIQKVQERKS